DNA from Synechococcus elongatus PCC 6301:
GATTGGCTTCGAGATGGCGCAGGATTTTGTAGATCGTTTCAATCTGCTCACTCTGACCTAAATCGTCTGCGATCGCTGCGATCGAGAGTGGTTGTCCCTGTTGGAGCAACTCCACAATCTGGCGCTGGATCTCGAGAACACCGGCAGCAGCCTTTTTGCCGGCTTCCACCCCCGGCTGGTGATAGGCATTGATGCCAACCAAGCTGGCATAGAGTCCCACCGCCCGTTCATACAGCGCGATCAAGGCCCCCACCTGTTGTGCATCAACGCGCGGCACCGTAATCGTGATCGACTCACGCCCATTTTCGTAAAGCGCCGCGCGGGTGCCTTGAAGCAGCCCGCTGAGATAGTCGCCACTGGTGATGCCAGGCTCCACGACTGGCGACGGCCCCTGTCGGTCTTCGAGCACCTCGATAAACGTGGCAAAGAAGTTAGGAATGCCCTCGCGCAGTTGCTGGACGTAGGCATGTTGATCGGTCGAGCCTTTGTTGCCGTAAACGGCGATGCCTTGGTGAACTACCTTGCCGAGCAGATCGCGCTCCTTGCCCAGTGACTCCATGATCAACTGCTGCAGATAGCGGCTAAACAGCAGCAGGCTGTCCTTGTAGGGCAGGATGACCATGTCTTTTTTGCCTTGCCCATTGCCGGCCCAGTACCAGCTCAAAGCCAAGAGCGCTGCCGGATTTTGTCGCAAATCGGAATGGCGGGTCAGGGCGTCCATTTGCCGCGCCCCGGCCAGCATGGCGGTGATGTCGATGCCCAGTAGGGCTGCCGAGAGTAGACCGACTGCAGATAGTTCAGAGGTGCGGCCGCCCACCCAGTCTTCCATGGGGAAACGGGCCAGCCATCTTTCTGTGATCGCTACATGATCGAGATGGCTCCCCACCCCTGTGACGGCGACAGCTTGGGGCGCAAAGGCAATCCCTCGCTGGGCAAAGGCGGACTGAACCTCCAGCATGCCGTTGCGGGTTTCGGGAGTGCCGCCAGATTTGGAAATAACGATTACTAAGGTGGAAGCAAGGCGATCGCCGAGATCAGCTAAAACGCGATCGAAGCCAGCTGGATCGGTGTTGTCAAAGAAGTGAATCTGGAGCAGTGCCGCTTGAGGCCGGAGGGCTTCTGAGACAAACTGCGGCCCTAGGGCCGACCCGCCAATGCCAATTGAGAGAATGTCGGTGAAGCGGGAGCCGGTGGGTGGCCGCAACACGCCACTGTGTACTTTGAGGGCGAAGTCTTGGATCGCGGCCAGCGTGTCGCGAATTTGGGTCTGCAGCTCCGGTGTGGGTGCCAGCTCAGGATCGCGCAGCCAGTAGTGGCCGACCATCCGCTGTTCATCGGGGTTGGCGATCGCTCCGGCCTCGAGCTCTGCCATCGCCGCAAAGGCGTGCTGGAACTTGGGCTGCATGCTAGTAACGAAAGCGTCATCGAATCCCATGCGGCTGATGTCGAGGTAAAACTCCAGCGAGGGATCGTAGTAGAGCCAATCGAGGTAGCGTTGCCAGAGCTGCTGGGCGGTCATAGACAAGCTGGGAGCGACCTCGCTAGTCTATCGGCGCGATCGCGGTTTTCTGTGTGCGATCGCCCAGAACTTTTCCAGTTTTTACGCTCTGCGCCTTGGTTAGCCGACTGCAGTGGCTAGTTCTAAAGAAATTTTTCGAGCACTTGGCAAGTTTCTTTACCGGTGGCTTCCCAGCTGAAACGGCTGGCTTGCTGGAAGCCCCGATCGCGCAGGGACTGCCGCAGATTTGAATCGTCGATTAGGTCGCGCATGGCGGCAGCGATCGCCTCAATGCGATAGGGGTCGACGTAGAGAACGGCCTCACCGCCCACTTCTGATAGCGAAGAGCCATGGGCAGTGATCACTGGGGTGCCGCAGGCCATCGCCTCTAGAATCGGTAGGCCAAAGCCTTCCCAAAGGCTGGGATAGACGAGGGCGATCGCCTCACCAATCAGCCGCGGCAGATCGGCGTAGTCCACGTAGCGCAGGAATTGCACCCGATCCCGCAGTCCCAAACTATGCACAAGTTGCTCTAACCGAGGTGTTTCGGAGGCATGACGACTGCCAGCGAGATACAGCTGATAGTCCGTCGGTAACTGGGCAAACGCCCGAATCAGGCGCTCTAGATTCTTGTGGGGAAACTGTTGCCCAATGTGGAGGAAGTAGTTGCTGGTTTTGCCGCTCCAAGGCTGATAGTGCTGGCGATCGTAGCCCAGGTAAATCGGCGTAATTTTCTGGGCGGGCAGTTGATAAAAATGACAGAGATCGGTAGCGGTTGCTTCCGAGTTGCAGAGCACATGACTCGCCTGCGCCACAATTTTGGGCACGACCCAGCGGAAATAGTAGGTCTGCCAAGAGTGCGATGGCAGTTGCAGGGGACGCAGATCATGAACCATCACCACCGATCGGCAGTGGCGATCAATCGGGGCTTCGGGCGCCGGTGAAAATAACAGTCGACTACCCAGCCGGCGATAGAGTTTGGGAACTTGGGTCTGGGTCCAATAGAGCCTAGCCAAGCGGGCTCTTCGCCCGCGATCGGAGCAGAGCCGCGAGGAAATGAGCTGATGGTCAAACCCCTCGTAGAGGCGATCGCTCAGGAGGGTGGGCTGCAGCGATCGCAGATAGGGCAACAAACTGAGGGCATAGGTACTGATCCCTGTGGGCTGGCGCAGCACCATTGCCAAATTGACTAACAGATTGCCCACGATTGCGTCTGCACCTAAGCCAATCCTATGAGTTTACGGCGCCCGAACTTCAGCCAATTGATCAGCCAATAAACACCACTGCGCCATCGGCCTAAATCCGGCTGGCGACGCTGGGCTTGGAAGGTCTCAGCAAAGACTCGGCTAATGCGGGTGTTGCTTAGCCCGCCCATGCTCAGGCAGAGGATGACTTGATTGGTGTGGACGGCCTTCAAGTCGGGCGGTAGCCGCAGGAGCCAGTCGTAGTCGCCACAGATGCGAAAGCGCTCATCAAACAGGCCAATACGATCAAACAGCGATCGCCGCATCAGCAGTCCCGGATGACTGAGGATCATCGACTCCCGCATCCGCTGCCAATCCCAGGCATAGCCCCAGGTGCGTAGAAATTTCCCCTCGGGGCTGTAGTAGGCATTGCGCCCGCTCACCAAATCGGGCTGCCCCACAGTCAGCTCTAGCAGTTGTTGGAGAGCTGTGGGACTGGCGTAATAATCGTCTGCACCAACGAAGGCGACATAATCGCCACTGGCGCGGGCGATCGCTTTGTTCCAAGCGTGATAGATGCCACGATCGCGCTCACTTTCCCAGTAGGTCAGGCGATCGCTCCAGCCTTGCAGCAACTCAACCGTGCCATCGCTGGAGGCATTGTCAAAGACCAAGACTTCACAATCTGCCCGTACTGTTTGTTGTTCAATACTGTCGAGACAGCGGGCTAAGCCGATCGCATCGTTAAAGGTGGCGATGATCAAAGAGAGCTTGGGCACGCCTAGTACGCATTGCGACTGAGGAAGCCTTTGAGCAGCGTCATGCCAATAATCTGCAGGTCAAAGGCAAGGGACCAGTTCTCAATGTAGTAGAGGTCGTACTCAATCCGCTTGCGTAGATCCGTGTCGCCGCGCAGCCCGTTCACCTGTGCCCAGCCAGTAATTCCTGCCTTGACCATGTGTTTCTTCATGTAGTCAGGGATTTCATCCTTGAACTGCTCGACAAACAGCGATCGCTCGGGACGAGGACCGACGATCGACATCTCACCGCGCAAGACGTTAATAAACTGCGGCAACTCATCCAAACTAGTGCGCCGTAGGAAACTTCCCAGCGGTGTGGTGGGCTTGGCGTAGGCTTTGCCCCACTGCACCCCTTTTGCTTCTGAATTCACCGGCATCGACCGGAACTTGAGCATCATAAACGGCTGCCCATTCCAGCCAATTCGCTCCTGGCGATAGAAGATTGGGCCCGGTGAGGTCAGCCTGATGCCGATCGCGATCGCCAGCATGACTGGACTCGCTAGTAGCAGAATCATGCCTGCTAAGACCTTGTCCTCGATCGCCTTGATGAAGCGATTGGAGCCCATCATCGGTGAGGCGTTGAGGTCAATGAGTGGTACGCCCAAAACTTCTGTGAAGCCGTGGTTGATCAGCCGGAAGCTAAAGACATCAGGTATTAGGCGGATTGTCACCGTGCTGTGGCGCAACAGATGCAAAATTTCTTGGACGCGATCCTGTGCCCGTAAGGGCAAGGCTAACCAGACTTCATGGGCGTCAAAACGATCGATCCAAGTTTCAATCTGGTCAACCTGAGCCGTGATTGGAATGCCGCGATAGTTTTGTCCCTCTAGCTCCGGGTTGTCGTCGAGGAACCCAACCACGCGCAGTCCGGTCCAACGAGCGGCCGCCAAGCGATCGGTCAGTACTTGCCCCAGGTCACCGGCCCCGACAATGAGGAGACGGCGTTCGTTCCAGCCCTTGTGGCGCATCATCTGTAAACCGGCCACCCAGAGCAGGCGAATCAGTCCAAAGCTGTAGAGACTGCCGATCGCCCAGGTCGTAAACCAGAGCCGCGAGAAGGAACTGCCGTAGTGCAGGGCAAAAATGATCGTGACGGTGGTAGCGATCGTTAGACCCCAAGCGGCGGCGACCCGCAGCATCAGTGGAATCATCGATCGCCCGCGCCAGGAATCGTAGAGGTTAAACAGCGGGAAATAGATGGCCGCAGCGGGCAATGCTAGCAGCAGTGGCAGCAGGTAGCGAGCGTTGTCTTGGAAATAGCTGAACTCGAAGCGCAGCCGAAAAGCGATGACTGCATTGAGCACAATCAGCAGCAAGTCGAGCGCAAGCTGCAGGTAAGGCAGTTGTCGCTCGTAGGGACGAATCCAAGACCGCTGGCTTGGCATACCTAGAGCACCGACGTGAGGAAGCGCTGGAAGTTCGTTTTGAAGGTATCGCAATCAAAGCCCATGGCATGTTCTCGAATGGCCACTGGATCAAACTGTCCCTGTTGCACTTCAAACTGGGTGATCGCGTTCGTGAGCGCTTCAACGGTAGCGGACTGAAAGAAGAGGCCCGTCTCACCGGCTTTCACGGTTTCTAGCGCTCCACCATCGCCGTAGGCAATCACTGGACGACCGCTGGCCATTGCTTCGAGGGGCACGATACCGAAGTCTTCAACCCCAGGGAACAGCAAGGCGCGGCATCGCTGGTAGTAGCTGGCGATCGCAGCATCGGACTGACGACCGAGAAACTGCACGGTGGGTCCTGCCAGTTTTTCCAGTCGCGATCGCTCTTCCCCATCTCCAATCACAATGAGTCGCTTCCCAAAGGCGGAACAGGCTGCGACCGCTAAATCAGCTCGCTTGTAAGGCACGAGCTGGCCGACGTAGAGGTAAAAGTCCTCTGGCTCACGGTCGGCGATCGCAAAGCGATCGGCATGGACGGGCGGATGCAAGACAGTCGCCTCACGGCGGTAATACTTGCGAATCCGCTGAGCAACAAAGCGAGAATTAGCCAAAAAATGATCGACGCGCTGGGCTGTAGCCTGATCCCAAACCCGCAGCGGCGGCAACAGCAGATCCATGGCCCGGCGCTTGAACCAACCTGCTTGGCGACGATAGCTGGGCGCTAAGTCCCAGAGGTAGCGCATCGGGCTGTGGCAATAGCAAATATGGAGACTGTTCGGATCCGTGATCACGCCTTTGGCAGGGCCAGACTCACTACTGATCACCAGGTCATAGCCCCGCAAGTCAAATTGCTCGAGAGCAAAGGGCATCAGCGGCAGGTAGGTGGGATAGCGCCGTTGCGCCGCTGGTAAGCGTTGAATGAAGCTGGTTTGGATGCGGTGACGTTGCAGCGTCGGGCTGAGACGATCGCGATCGCAGACATGGGTGAACAGGTCAGCTTCGGGAAAGAGATCGCAGAGTGCTTCCAAGACCCGTTCGCCGCCCCGCATTTGCACCAGCCAATAGTGAACGATCGCAACTCTCATTACGGCTGGGTGGCGGCTCCATCGGCTGGTGATCAACTGGGATCCACGATCGCAAATCCTTCTCTCACCGTACGCTGTTTGGGACAGACTCCTGCGATCGCCCGATGCCTAGTCCTGTGACTGATCGATTTTGGTTGGGCTGTGCTGTGTGGGCCTATCGCAACTGGGTCGGTTCCTTCTATCCCCCAGGAACAGGTAGTGATGCATTCCTGCGCTGCTACGGCGAACGCCTGACGGCGGTGGAAGGCAACACCACTTTCTACTCGATTCCCTCGACCGAAACTGTCCAACGCTGGCGTCAAGAAACGCCCGATC
Protein-coding regions in this window:
- a CDS encoding glucose-6-phosphate isomerase translates to MTAQQLWQRYLDWLYYDPSLEFYLDISRMGFDDAFVTSMQPKFQHAFAAMAELEAGAIANPDEQRMVGHYWLRDPELAPTPELQTQIRDTLAAIQDFALKVHSGVLRPPTGSRFTDILSIGIGGSALGPQFVSEALRPQAALLQIHFFDNTDPAGFDRVLADLGDRLASTLVIVISKSGGTPETRNGMLEVQSAFAQRGIAFAPQAVAVTGVGSHLDHVAITERWLARFPMEDWVGGRTSELSAVGLLSAALLGIDITAMLAGARQMDALTRHSDLRQNPAALLALSWYWAGNGQGKKDMVILPYKDSLLLFSRYLQQLIMESLGKERDLLGKVVHQGIAVYGNKGSTDQHAYVQQLREGIPNFFATFIEVLEDRQGPSPVVEPGITSGDYLSGLLQGTRAALYENGRESITITVPRVDAQQVGALIALYERAVGLYASLVGINAYHQPGVEAGKKAAAGVLEIQRQIVELLQQGQPLSIAAIADDLGQSEQIETIYKILRHLEANQRGVQLTGDRHNPLSLIASWQR
- a CDS encoding glycosyltransferase family 4 protein, with protein sequence MGNLLVNLAMVLRQPTGISTYALSLLPYLRSLQPTLLSDRLYEGFDHQLISSRLCSDRGRRARLARLYWTQTQVPKLYRRLGSRLLFSPAPEAPIDRHCRSVVMVHDLRPLQLPSHSWQTYYFRWVVPKIVAQASHVLCNSEATATDLCHFYQLPAQKITPIYLGYDRQHYQPWSGKTSNYFLHIGQQFPHKNLERLIRAFAQLPTDYQLYLAGSRHASETPRLEQLVHSLGLRDRVQFLRYVDYADLPRLIGEAIALVYPSLWEGFGLPILEAMACGTPVITAHGSSLSEVGGEAVLYVDPYRIEAIAAAMRDLIDDSNLRQSLRDRGFQQASRFSWEATGKETCQVLEKFL
- a CDS encoding glycosyltransferase family 2 protein, with amino-acid sequence MPKLSLIIATFNDAIGLARCLDSIEQQTVRADCEVLVFDNASSDGTVELLQGWSDRLTYWESERDRGIYHAWNKAIARASGDYVAFVGADDYYASPTALQQLLELTVGQPDLVSGRNAYYSPEGKFLRTWGYAWDWQRMRESMILSHPGLLMRRSLFDRIGLFDERFRICGDYDWLLRLPPDLKAVHTNQVILCLSMGGLSNTRISRVFAETFQAQRRQPDLGRWRSGVYWLINWLKFGRRKLIGLA
- a CDS encoding undecaprenyl-phosphate glucose phosphotransferase; its protein translation is MPSQRSWIRPYERQLPYLQLALDLLLIVLNAVIAFRLRFEFSYFQDNARYLLPLLLALPAAAIYFPLFNLYDSWRGRSMIPLMLRVAAAWGLTIATTVTIIFALHYGSSFSRLWFTTWAIGSLYSFGLIRLLWVAGLQMMRHKGWNERRLLIVGAGDLGQVLTDRLAAARWTGLRVVGFLDDNPELEGQNYRGIPITAQVDQIETWIDRFDAHEVWLALPLRAQDRVQEILHLLRHSTVTIRLIPDVFSFRLINHGFTEVLGVPLIDLNASPMMGSNRFIKAIEDKVLAGMILLLASPVMLAIAIGIRLTSPGPIFYRQERIGWNGQPFMMLKFRSMPVNSEAKGVQWGKAYAKPTTPLGSFLRRTSLDELPQFINVLRGEMSIVGPRPERSLFVEQFKDEIPDYMKKHMVKAGITGWAQVNGLRGDTDLRKRIEYDLYYIENWSLAFDLQIIGMTLLKGFLSRNAY
- a CDS encoding glycosyltransferase is translated as MRVAIVHYWLVQMRGGERVLEALCDLFPEADLFTHVCDRDRLSPTLQRHRIQTSFIQRLPAAQRRYPTYLPLMPFALEQFDLRGYDLVISSESGPAKGVITDPNSLHICYCHSPMRYLWDLAPSYRRQAGWFKRRAMDLLLPPLRVWDQATAQRVDHFLANSRFVAQRIRKYYRREATVLHPPVHADRFAIADREPEDFYLYVGQLVPYKRADLAVAACSAFGKRLIVIGDGEERSRLEKLAGPTVQFLGRQSDAAIASYYQRCRALLFPGVEDFGIVPLEAMASGRPVIAYGDGGALETVKAGETGLFFQSATVEALTNAITQFEVQQGQFDPVAIREHAMGFDCDTFKTNFQRFLTSVL